The following proteins come from a genomic window of Pseudomonas hygromyciniae:
- a CDS encoding DUF1120 domain-containing protein, translating to MPLTRLRHLSFWLLIGIAGTAHGLEECQLNLSEPSVDFGLMSRLSQNDSAPERLLGERRLNLTFNCPQAGDLSLFYRALAASTERLQFTEHGSYQIEVSHGTLDGQAVELGLIPGLRQPPVSSGTVLNWRSGHGIAPLENGAVRAGKNLSLQLTLRAWADPAATHVRDATTWEVSGLLFSASHGRYRELALRAHFAPVACHPSLSDQGVVDYGTLFAKNLNPTSETPLPIRTLRLGVTCDAQTRFALRMHDNRDGSATGGTDETSYGLDLDASHNKIGRFYMTIDPAEFSADTLGTLYRTDSTSNGAAWSSSSARQIPMGANSYMGFTDRSGLTTGPVAIQTLAGTVRIKTYLAPMQSLDLRQVVHINGSGTLEIIYL from the coding sequence ATGCCCCTTACCCGTTTGCGCCACTTGAGTTTCTGGCTATTGATCGGCATTGCCGGCACCGCCCATGGGCTGGAGGAATGCCAACTCAACCTCAGCGAACCGTCGGTGGATTTCGGCCTGATGAGCCGCCTGTCCCAAAACGACAGCGCGCCCGAACGCCTGCTGGGCGAGCGTCGGCTGAACCTGACGTTCAATTGCCCCCAGGCCGGCGACTTGAGTCTGTTCTACCGCGCCCTCGCAGCCTCGACTGAGCGCCTGCAATTTACCGAGCACGGCAGCTACCAGATCGAGGTCAGTCACGGCACCCTGGACGGGCAGGCGGTGGAGTTGGGCCTGATTCCAGGCTTGCGCCAGCCACCGGTGAGTAGCGGCACCGTGCTCAACTGGCGCAGCGGGCATGGGATCGCACCGCTCGAAAACGGGGCCGTGCGGGCGGGCAAAAACCTGTCGCTGCAATTGACCCTGCGCGCCTGGGCCGATCCTGCGGCCACCCATGTGCGTGACGCTACCACCTGGGAAGTCTCTGGCCTCTTGTTCAGCGCCAGCCACGGGCGCTATCGGGAGTTGGCGCTGCGGGCGCACTTTGCCCCGGTCGCCTGCCACCCGTCGTTGTCCGACCAAGGAGTGGTGGACTACGGAACTCTGTTCGCCAAGAACCTCAACCCCACCAGCGAAACGCCCTTGCCCATCCGCACCCTGCGCCTGGGTGTGACGTGCGATGCACAAACGCGCTTTGCCTTGCGCATGCATGACAACCGCGATGGCTCGGCCACCGGCGGCACCGATGAAACCTCCTATGGCCTGGACCTGGACGCCAGCCACAACAAAATCGGGCGCTTTTACATGACCATCGACCCCGCAGAGTTCAGTGCCGACACCCTGGGCACCCTGTACCGGACTGACTCCACCAGTAACGGCGCGGCCTGGAGCAGTTCCAGCGCACGCCAGATTCCCATGGGCGCCAACAGCTATATGGGCTTTACCGACAGAAGCGGCCTGACCACCGGCCCCGTGGCGATCCAGACCCTGGCCGGCACCGTGCGGATCAAGACCTACCTGGCCCCCATGCAGTCGCTGGACCTGCGCCAGGTGGTGCACATCAACGGTTCCGGCACTCTCGAAATCATCTACCTGTAA
- a CDS encoding DUF1120 domain-containing protein, whose protein sequence is MKLVALPHLLLLACAQSALAVSTVDLSVHGQIIPSACTPLLSSGGLIDHGKISRQDLNLAQGTRLPLKTLHLSVNCTGPSRYALRMRDNRDGSATVNSEIYYGLGFDTAGNRLGLYSMSFDPRQTQADSTAQIYGTESTTGGLGWRTANLNPIDIGANSYLGFTDIEGSVAGPSAITTLSTTVQIHTVINARQNLDLSVETDLDGSATLEVVYL, encoded by the coding sequence ATGAAACTCGTTGCCCTACCCCACCTGTTGCTGCTGGCCTGTGCGCAATCGGCCCTGGCCGTGTCGACGGTGGACCTGAGCGTCCACGGCCAGATCATTCCCAGCGCCTGTACGCCGCTGCTGTCCAGCGGCGGTCTGATCGACCACGGCAAGATCTCCCGCCAAGACCTGAACCTTGCGCAAGGCACGCGCCTGCCGCTCAAAACCCTGCACCTGAGCGTCAACTGCACCGGGCCCAGTCGCTATGCATTGCGCATGCGCGACAACCGCGACGGCTCGGCCACGGTCAATAGCGAGATTTACTACGGGTTGGGATTCGACACCGCCGGCAATCGCCTCGGCCTGTACTCCATGAGCTTCGACCCGCGCCAGACCCAGGCCGACAGCACTGCGCAGATCTACGGCACCGAATCCACCACCGGCGGCTTGGGCTGGCGCACCGCCAACCTGAACCCCATCGACATCGGTGCCAACAGCTACCTGGGCTTTACCGACATCGAGGGCAGTGTCGCCGGGCCGTCAGCCATCACCACCCTGAGCACCACCGTGCAGATCCACACGGTTATCAATGCCCGGCAGAACCTGGACTTGAGCGTTGAAACCGACCTCGATGGCTCGGCGACGCTGGAAGTGGTGTACCTCTAG
- a CDS encoding CynX/NimT family MFS transporter, translating into MPRPENALEELLIDAEADDDQVQHSQPVVSRAWLLLLGLVLVALNLRPALSSMAPLLNDVSDSLGLSAARAGLLTTLPVLCLGLFAPLAPILARRFGAERVVLGILLTLAAGIILRSSLGAVGLFAGSLLAGASIGIIGVLLPGIVKRDFARHAGVMTGVYTMALCLGAALAAGATVPLSQHFGDSWKIGLGFWMVPALLAALCWLPQVGQKQGGHQVAYRVRGLLRDPLAWQVTLYMGLQSSLAYIVFGWLPSILIDRGLSATQAGLVLSGSVIVQLASSLAAPWLATRGKDQRLAIVVVMLLTLGGLFGCLYAPLDGLWGWAIVLGLGQGGTFSLALTLIVLRSRDAHVAANLSSMAQGIGYTLASLGPLAVGLVHDWTGGWAATGWIFALLGVGAIIAGLGAGRARYVHVTSQRL; encoded by the coding sequence ATGCCCCGCCCAGAAAATGCACTTGAAGAATTGCTGATCGACGCCGAAGCCGATGATGACCAGGTGCAGCACAGTCAGCCGGTCGTCAGCCGGGCCTGGCTGTTGCTGCTGGGGTTGGTGCTGGTGGCGTTGAACCTGCGTCCGGCATTGTCGAGCATGGCGCCCTTGCTCAACGACGTGTCCGACAGCCTCGGTCTCTCGGCGGCCAGGGCCGGGTTGCTGACGACGCTGCCGGTTCTGTGCCTGGGCCTGTTTGCGCCGTTGGCGCCGATCCTGGCCCGCCGCTTCGGCGCCGAGCGGGTAGTGCTGGGGATTTTGCTGACACTGGCGGCGGGGATCATCCTGCGCAGTTCGCTGGGCGCTGTCGGGCTGTTCGCCGGCAGCCTGCTGGCCGGGGCCAGCATCGGCATCATCGGCGTGCTGTTGCCCGGGATCGTCAAGCGTGACTTTGCCCGGCATGCAGGGGTCATGACCGGTGTCTACACCATGGCCCTGTGCCTGGGCGCGGCGCTCGCCGCCGGTGCCACGGTGCCGTTGAGCCAGCATTTTGGCGACAGCTGGAAAATCGGCCTGGGCTTCTGGATGGTGCCGGCACTGCTGGCGGCGCTGTGCTGGTTGCCTCAGGTCGGACAGAAGCAGGGTGGCCATCAAGTGGCCTATCGAGTGCGCGGTTTGTTGCGTGATCCCCTGGCCTGGCAAGTGACGTTGTACATGGGCCTGCAATCCTCCCTGGCCTACATCGTGTTTGGCTGGCTGCCGTCGATCCTGATCGACCGTGGCTTGAGCGCGACCCAGGCCGGGCTGGTGCTGTCGGGATCGGTGATCGTGCAACTGGCCAGTTCCCTGGCCGCGCCGTGGCTGGCCACCCGTGGCAAGGACCAGCGCCTGGCCATTGTGGTGGTGATGCTGCTGACCCTCGGCGGCCTGTTCGGTTGCCTGTATGCGCCGCTCGACGGCCTGTGGGGCTGGGCGATTGTCTTGGGTCTGGGCCAGGGCGGTACGTTCAGCCTGGCGCTGACCTTGATCGTGCTGCGCTCACGCGATGCCCATGTGGCCGCCAACCTGTCGAGCATGGCCCAGGGCATCGGTTACACCCTGGCCTCCCTTGGCCCGCTGGCAGTGGGCCTGGTGCACGACTGGACCGGTGGCTGGGCGGCGACCGGCTGGATTTTCGCGCTGCTGGGCGTGGGAGCGATCATCGCCGGCCTCGGTGCCGGGCGCGCCCGTTATGTTCATGTCACCAGCCAGAGGCTCTAG